The Streptomyces sp. B3I8 nucleotide sequence CAGGGGCGTCTGCTCGCCCGCGACCGGGGTGACGTACCGGTCGTCGACGCCGAACGCGCGCAGCTCGGTGTGCAGATAGCAGCCGAAGGGGTCGTCGCCGGTGCGGGTGATCACGGCGCTGGACCGGCCCAGACGTGCGGCGGCCACCGCGACATTGGCGGCGGAGCCGCCGAGGAACTTGCCGAACGATTCCACCTCGGCCAGTGGCACACCGGTCTGAAGCGGGTAGAGATCGACCCCGATGCGCCCCATGGTGAGGAGGTCGAAGGAGACAGCGGGCGAGGAACCCGAATCCGCGTAGGACTCAGCAGGCTCGGAGGACCCGGAGGGCAGGGACATGCGCGTAGCTCCTCGTCGACTGGAAGGCGGAAGGCGGAAGGCGGAAGGAGAAAGGGGAAAGGAACCGGGTTCGTCAGGGCCGTGCCGATGTCACACAGGTCTAGGCGTCGCCGGGGCACCTGTCAAGACTTTGTACTGACATACGGACCTGTGTCTGAGCTGATGTCTTAACAAAGTATTGACAGTGGGGTATCACAGGCGTTTGTATCCCCTCCCGACACCCCTCCACGACCACCTGCCACGGCCCGGGTACTCTGCCCCGGACCTGTGAGCGGGCACCGACGCCCGCCGCCGTCCTGTTACCCTCCCCCGGCCGCACAGTGAGGTGCTGGAAAGATGGACCGCACGAAACACCCCCGCTCCCGCAGAGCCGCGCTCGTCGCCACGGCCGCGATATCGGCCCTGCTGATAGCCGGCTGCTCCAGCAGCTCGGGCGGGAAGAAGGCGGAGGACGACGCCAAGGGCGCCTCCGCGGGCAAGGCCGACACCCCGCGCATGACGGTCGCGCTCGTCACCCACCAGGCGCCCGGCGACACTTTCTGGGACATCGTCCGCAAGGGTGCCGAGGCCGCCGCCGCCAAGGACAACATCAAGCTGATCTACTCCGCCGACCCCAGCGCCGGCAACCAGGCCAACCTGGTGCAGAACGCCGTCGACCAGAAGGTCGACGGCATCGCCGTCACCCTCGCCAAGCCCGACGCCATGAAGGACGTCATCGGCAAGGCCGGCCAGGCGAACATCCCCGTCGTCGGCCTGAACTCCGGTCTCGCCGACTGGAAGAAGCTCGGCCTGCTGCAGTTCTTCGGGCAGGACGAGAGCGTGGCGGGCGAGGCGTTCGGCAAGAAGCTGAACGAGGTCGGCGCCAAGAAGGCCGTCTGTGTCATCCACGAGCAGGGCAACGTGGGCCTCACCCAGCGCTGCGACGGCGTGAAGAAGACCTTCGACGGCCACGTCGAGACCCTCTACGTCAACGGCACCGACATGCCGTCCGTGAAGTCGACGATCACCGCCAAGCTCAAGCAGGACAGCGCCATCGACCACGTCGTCACGCTCGGCGCCCCGTTCGCCATGACCGCCACGCAGGCCGTCGGCGACGCCGGGAGCAAGGCCGAGGTCGCCACCTTCGACCTCAACAAGAGCCTCACCGACGCCATCAAGAAGGGCACCATCGAGTTCGCCGTCGACCAGCAGCCCTACCTCCAGGGCTACCTCGCCGTGGACTCCCTGTGGCTGTACAAGAACAACGGCAACTACAGCGGCGGCGGTGAGCAGCCGGTGCTGACCGGCCCGGCCTTCGTCGACAAGTCCAACGTGGACCGGATCGCCGAGTTCGCCGCGAAGGGCACCCGGTGAGGGACATGACCCAGCAGGCAGCGCCGGCGGCGGCCCCGTCGCCGGCCTCCGGCCCGGGGCAGCGGGACGGCCGCACCCGGCAGCGCTCCCTGGGGCTGCGGCTGCTCGCCCGGCCCGAGGTCGGCGTCTTCCTCGGCGCCGTCGCGGTGTTCGTGTTCTTCCTCGTGATGGCGCCGACGGTCCGCCAGGGCAGCTCGATGGCCACCGTCCTCTACCAGGCGTCCACCATCGGCATCATGGCGCTGCCGGTGGCGCTGCTGATGATCGGCGGCGAGTTCGACCTGTCGGCCGGCGTCGCCGTGATCAGCTCGGCGCTGACCGCGGCCATGATCAGCTTCCAGCTCACCATGAACGTGTGGGTGGGCGTGCTCGTGGCGCTGGTGCTCTCCCTCGCCGTCGGGGCGTTCAACGGCTGGATGATGGTCCGCACCGGACTGCCCAGCTTCCTGGTCACCCTCGGGACCTTCCTCGGCCTGCAGGGCATCAACCTCGCCGTCACCAAGCTGGTCACCGGCAACGTCGCCACCGACGACATCAGCGACATGGACGGCTTCGACCAGGCCAAGAGCGTCTTCTCCTCCTCCTTCCACCTCGGCGACGTCCAGGTGAAGATCACCGTGGTGTGGTGGCTGGTGTTCGCGGCGCTGGCCACTTGGGTGCTGCTGCGCACCAAGTACGGCAACTGGATCTTCGCCGTCGGCGGCAACAAGGACAGCGCCCGCGCGGTCGGCGTCCCGGTGACGTTCACCAAGATCTCGCTGTTCATGCTGGTCGGCTTCGGCGCGTGGTTCGTCGGCATGCACGAGTTGTTCGCGTTCAACACCGTGCAGTCCGGCGAGGGCGTCGGCCAGGAGCTCATCTACATCGCCGCCGCCGTGATCGGCGGCTGTCTGCTCACCGGCGGCTACGGCTCCGCGATCGGCCCGGTCTTCGGCGCCTTCATGTTCGGCATGGTGAGCCAGGGCATCGTCTTCGCCGGCTGGAACCCCGACTGGTTCAAGGCCTTCCTCGGTGTGATGCTCCTCGGGGCCACCCTCATCAATCTGTGGGTCCGCCAGTCGGCGACCCGGAGGTGACACCCATGACCACCGCTGACCCCAAGAAGACGACCGCCGTCGCGGAGCAGGACGGCCCCGGCCCGGCCCCCGCCGGTACCGCCCCGCTCGTCGAGCTGCGCGGTGCCGGGAAGTCGTACGGGAACATCCGCGCCCTGCACGGCGTCGACCTCACCGTCCACTCCGGCCGGGTGACCTGCGTACTCGGCGACAACGGCGCCGGCAAGTCCACCCTCATCAAGATCATCTCCGGGCTGCACCAGCACACCGAGGGCGAGTTCCTCGTCGACGGCGCCCCGGTACGGTTCGCCACCCCGCGCGAGGCTCTCGCCAAGGGCATCGCCACGGTCTACCAGGACCTCGCCACCGTGCCGCTGATGCCGGTATGGCGGAACTTCTTCCTCGGCTCCGAGATGACCAAGGGCCCCTGGCCCGTACGCCGCCTCGACATCGCCCGCATGAAGCGGACCGCCGACGAGGAACTGCGCCACATGGGCATCGTCCTTGACGACCTGGAACAGCCGCTGGGCACCCTCTCCGGCGGCCAGCGCCAGTCCGTGGCGATCGCCCGCGCCGTCTACTTCGGCGCCCGCGTCCTCATCCTCGACGAGCCCACCGCCGCCCTCGGCGTCAAGCAGTCGGGCGTGGTGCTGAAGTACATCGCCGCCGCGCGCGACCGCGGCCTCGGCGTCATCTTCATCACGCACAACCCCCACCACGCCTACCTGGTCGGCGACCACTTCAGCGTGCTGCGCCTCGGCACCCTGGAGCTGTCCGCCGCCCGCAGCGAGGTGAGCCTGGAGGAGCTGACCAACCACATGGCGGGCGGCGCGGAACTGGCCGCGCTCAAGCACGAACTGGCACAGGTCGGCGGCGTGGACGTCGAGCAACTCCCCGGGGGCGAGGAGGAGGACCCCGGGACGAGGACGGCCG carries:
- a CDS encoding sugar ABC transporter substrate-binding protein, which translates into the protein MDRTKHPRSRRAALVATAAISALLIAGCSSSSGGKKAEDDAKGASAGKADTPRMTVALVTHQAPGDTFWDIVRKGAEAAAAKDNIKLIYSADPSAGNQANLVQNAVDQKVDGIAVTLAKPDAMKDVIGKAGQANIPVVGLNSGLADWKKLGLLQFFGQDESVAGEAFGKKLNEVGAKKAVCVIHEQGNVGLTQRCDGVKKTFDGHVETLYVNGTDMPSVKSTITAKLKQDSAIDHVVTLGAPFAMTATQAVGDAGSKAEVATFDLNKSLTDAIKKGTIEFAVDQQPYLQGYLAVDSLWLYKNNGNYSGGGEQPVLTGPAFVDKSNVDRIAEFAAKGTR
- a CDS encoding ABC transporter permease → MTQQAAPAAAPSPASGPGQRDGRTRQRSLGLRLLARPEVGVFLGAVAVFVFFLVMAPTVRQGSSMATVLYQASTIGIMALPVALLMIGGEFDLSAGVAVISSALTAAMISFQLTMNVWVGVLVALVLSLAVGAFNGWMMVRTGLPSFLVTLGTFLGLQGINLAVTKLVTGNVATDDISDMDGFDQAKSVFSSSFHLGDVQVKITVVWWLVFAALATWVLLRTKYGNWIFAVGGNKDSARAVGVPVTFTKISLFMLVGFGAWFVGMHELFAFNTVQSGEGVGQELIYIAAAVIGGCLLTGGYGSAIGPVFGAFMFGMVSQGIVFAGWNPDWFKAFLGVMLLGATLINLWVRQSATRR
- a CDS encoding ATP-binding cassette domain-containing protein; protein product: MTTADPKKTTAVAEQDGPGPAPAGTAPLVELRGAGKSYGNIRALHGVDLTVHSGRVTCVLGDNGAGKSTLIKIISGLHQHTEGEFLVDGAPVRFATPREALAKGIATVYQDLATVPLMPVWRNFFLGSEMTKGPWPVRRLDIARMKRTADEELRHMGIVLDDLEQPLGTLSGGQRQSVAIARAVYFGARVLILDEPTAALGVKQSGVVLKYIAAARDRGLGVIFITHNPHHAYLVGDHFSVLRLGTLELSAARSEVSLEELTNHMAGGAELAALKHELAQVGGVDVEQLPGGEEEDPGTRTAEEPSGTAEELPATEDVQTPAKASPEGTA